The Methylomonas montana genome has a window encoding:
- a CDS encoding HD-GYP domain-containing protein: MIKKIDVTDLKPNMFIHDINCPWIDHPFLRNSFLVQSDGDIEKIAAYGIRQVYIDTELGPDMPEAPSAEEVHRQLESRMQHLGQTLQRVPPQVAIEHERVQAKHICREANRIVHNVLQDCRLGKQVELEQVEPVVSSIADSIFRNPDAIVSLLRIKQADKYTFQHSVAVGTLLISFCRALDIDRKTIELVGLGGLMHDIGKMQVPNNILNKPGKLSEAEFEIMKKHVRYGRLVLEKTPGISPIALSVAAEHHECYDGSGYPLGLKGDEISLYGQMASVVDVYDALTSTRIYHAGIEPTEVLRKLLEWSGHHFKLTLVHQFIRTIGIYPVGTLVRLDSGYLAVVVEQHHENLLHPKVRVVYNSQSRVFMPPHDFDLSKPGCHDRIASFEIPSRWGIDPRRYI, translated from the coding sequence ATGATTAAAAAAATCGATGTTACCGACCTTAAGCCGAATATGTTTATCCATGACATCAATTGTCCCTGGATTGATCATCCGTTCTTGCGTAACAGCTTTTTGGTCCAGTCCGACGGGGACATCGAAAAAATCGCCGCATATGGCATCCGTCAGGTATACATCGATACCGAACTTGGGCCAGATATGCCGGAAGCGCCCAGTGCCGAAGAAGTTCATCGGCAACTTGAAAGCCGGATGCAGCACTTGGGGCAAACTCTCCAGCGGGTGCCGCCTCAGGTTGCCATTGAGCACGAACGGGTGCAAGCCAAGCATATTTGCCGGGAAGCCAACCGTATCGTGCATAACGTCTTGCAGGATTGCCGATTGGGCAAGCAGGTTGAGCTGGAACAGGTAGAGCCGGTAGTTTCCAGTATTGCCGATTCGATATTTCGCAACCCGGATGCTATCGTCAGCCTACTCAGAATCAAGCAAGCCGACAAATACACTTTCCAACATTCGGTGGCGGTTGGTACCTTGCTGATCAGCTTTTGCCGGGCTTTGGATATTGACCGCAAAACCATCGAACTGGTCGGACTGGGCGGCTTGATGCACGACATCGGTAAAATGCAGGTGCCAAATAATATTCTAAACAAGCCCGGCAAACTCAGCGAAGCTGAATTTGAAATCATGAAAAAGCACGTCCGCTATGGTCGTCTGGTCTTGGAAAAAACGCCGGGTATTTCGCCAATAGCGCTAAGCGTGGCCGCCGAGCATCACGAATGTTACGACGGCAGCGGCTATCCGCTGGGCCTGAAGGGCGACGAGATCAGTCTCTACGGGCAGATGGCATCGGTAGTGGATGTCTATGACGCGCTGACCTCGACGCGCATTTATCACGCTGGCATCGAACCCACGGAAGTGTTGCGGAAACTGCTGGAGTGGAGTGGTCACCATTTCAAGCTGACACTGGTGCATCAATTTATCCGCACCATCGGCATTTATCCGGTCGGCACCTTAGTCCGCCTGGATAGCGGCTATCTGGCGGTGGTAGTGGAGCAGCATCATGAAAATTTGCTGCATCCCAAGGTTAGAGTGGTTTACAACAGCCAGTCCCGCGTTTTCATGCCGCCGCATGATTTCGATCTGTCGAAGCCCGGCTGCCATGATCGCATTGCCTCGTTTGAAATTCCGTCACGCTGGGGGATTGATCCGAGGCGGTATATTTGA
- a CDS encoding DUF805 domain-containing protein has translation MELLSMLRYNRPRYIALGLPSLLNALLLALYVREINTAGSHDQYAIPLYLVIAGGYGLFGVSAMIKRSRDMGSSAWGILLGFLFAPPLMLLVALVLIFVPSNPAADQLEPPPSPPTRDIWLTGMVLLVLPWLAVLLLRAL, from the coding sequence ATGGAGTTACTCAGCATGCTGCGCTACAACCGGCCTCGATACATCGCCTTGGGGCTACCCAGTTTGTTGAACGCCCTGTTACTGGCGTTATACGTGCGCGAGATAAATACTGCTGGCTCGCATGACCAGTACGCGATACCGCTATATCTAGTCATTGCCGGCGGATACGGTTTATTCGGCGTATCGGCGATGATCAAACGCAGCCGCGACATGGGCTCTTCGGCTTGGGGCATACTGTTGGGGTTTCTATTTGCGCCGCCGCTGATGCTGCTGGTTGCGCTGGTTTTGATTTTTGTACCCAGCAATCCGGCGGCAGACCAACTCGAACCGCCGCCCTCGCCTCCCACACGCGACATTTGGCTAACCGGCATGGTGCTGCTGGTATTGCCATGGCTAGCGGTACTTTTGCTCCGAGCCTTATAA
- a CDS encoding symmetrical bis(5'-nucleosyl)-tetraphosphatase, whose translation MSTYAIGSVKGDYQSLKKLLDTIRFDPEQDRLWFSGNLVNEGQESLQVLRHIKSLGKAALMVLGAQELHLLGVASGYAQANADDTFDEILNAPDRDELLKWLRQRSLIHHDSKLNFTLVHAGIPGEWTFSQALTFAYEVESVLSGSNYAAFLENRKQDQSRWHAKLRGWKRLNFIANAYTVMKYCNEQGKLDFKASGAIDSQAQGLVPWYRVPERTTAKLNVVFADDANFTDSSFPGIYPLSSHGTLSALKLSAEPETITIPR comes from the coding sequence ATGAGCACCTATGCCATCGGCAGCGTGAAAGGCGATTACCAATCGTTAAAGAAGCTTCTGGATACCATCCGCTTCGATCCGGAACAAGACCGGCTGTGGTTCTCCGGCAATCTGGTCAACGAGGGACAAGAATCCCTACAAGTCCTCCGCCATATCAAAAGCCTGGGCAAGGCTGCGCTGATGGTATTAGGCGCTCAGGAACTGCATTTATTGGGCGTGGCGTCCGGCTACGCCCAAGCAAACGCCGACGATACTTTCGATGAGATTCTCAATGCCCCGGACCGGGACGAGTTGTTGAAATGGCTACGGCAACGCAGTCTGATTCATCACGACTCGAAACTGAACTTTACCCTGGTGCATGCCGGCATCCCCGGCGAATGGACGTTTAGCCAAGCCTTGACCTTTGCCTACGAAGTGGAATCCGTGCTATCCGGCAGTAATTACGCGGCTTTTCTGGAAAACAGAAAGCAAGATCAATCCCGTTGGCATGCCAAACTGCGGGGCTGGAAACGCCTGAACTTTATCGCGAACGCCTATACCGTGATGAAGTATTGCAACGAACAAGGCAAGCTGGATTTCAAAGCCAGCGGCGCGATAGATTCGCAAGCCCAAGGCTTAGTCCCTTGGTATCGAGTGCCCGAACGAACTACCGCCAAGCTGAACGTCGTTTTTGCCGACGATGCCAATTTTACCGACTCCTCGTTTCCGGGCATTTACCCCTTATCCTCGCATGGTACGCTGTCGGCATTAAAACTATCAGCGGAGCCGGAAACCATCACCATACCCAGATAA
- a CDS encoding pentapeptide repeat-containing protein, with protein MQLESIACRALIGLMSWLWLPPGLSAELSRQDVILIIAKAGVQQPQLAKKDLSGLDLSGIDFNKANFFSANLDGAKLNGARLNGVNLNLAQIRHASLRKANLSGASLYGVVLDNSDLSGADLSDSRVTGSLNNVNLTGAKLRRANLGANTEIQGQASDRVEMTNAVLNHADLRDVNFTHAVMTNVSLRNVDLSGGQFGWADLSGANLSGSNLSGADFRNANLDGASLDNVRGQDTSVGIRN; from the coding sequence ATGCAATTAGAGTCCATTGCTTGCCGCGCATTGATCGGTTTGATGTCGTGGCTTTGGCTACCGCCGGGCTTATCCGCGGAATTGTCTCGACAGGATGTGATCCTGATTATTGCCAAAGCCGGCGTCCAACAGCCTCAACTGGCTAAAAAGGACCTGTCGGGATTGGATTTATCCGGAATTGATTTTAATAAAGCCAATTTTTTTTCCGCCAATCTTGATGGCGCCAAACTCAATGGCGCCCGGTTGAATGGCGTCAATCTCAATCTCGCCCAAATACGTCATGCCAGCTTGCGGAAGGCCAATCTGTCTGGTGCCAGTCTGTATGGGGTGGTTTTGGATAATTCCGATTTGTCCGGCGCGGATCTGAGCGACAGTCGTGTCACCGGTTCGCTAAACAATGTCAATTTAACCGGCGCCAAACTGAGGCGGGCCAATTTAGGCGCGAATACCGAGATTCAGGGCCAAGCGTCGGATCGTGTCGAAATGACCAATGCCGTGTTGAACCATGCCGACTTGCGCGACGTTAATTTTACCCATGCGGTGATGACCAATGTATCGCTCCGAAACGTCGATTTAAGCGGCGGCCAGTTTGGCTGGGCCGACTTGTCCGGTGCGAATTTAAGCGGCTCCAATCTGTCCGGGGCCGACTTTCGAAACGCCAATCTCGATGGGGCGAGTTTGGATAATGTCAGAGGCCAGGATACCTCGGTAGGCATCAGAAATTAA